In Vagococcus hydrophili, one DNA window encodes the following:
- a CDS encoding PTS system mannose/fructose/N-acetylgalactosamine-transporter subunit IIB, with protein MSVDVRLVRIDDRLIHGQVATTWSKQMGIDRILVISDVAANNQLRKLLLKQAAPAGIRVNVISVARMIEVYQSDILQYEKVALLFTSPHDVEILVRKGMVLSSINIGGMSFSSGKRMLTNFVSIDEQDVASFVYLAEQGIELEIRKVPADHKIDLMEALKKQNFL; from the coding sequence ATGAGTGTTGATGTTCGCTTAGTTCGGATAGATGATCGTTTGATTCATGGACAAGTAGCAACTACTTGGTCAAAACAAATGGGAATTGATCGGATTTTAGTTATCAGTGATGTAGCAGCGAATAATCAATTAAGAAAACTTTTGCTAAAACAAGCGGCCCCAGCTGGTATCAGGGTAAATGTTATTAGTGTGGCTAGAATGATTGAGGTTTATCAAAGTGATATTCTTCAATATGAAAAAGTGGCCCTTTTGTTTACCTCACCTCATGATGTAGAGATACTTGTGAGAAAAGGAATGGTTCTTTCTTCTATTAATATAGGAGGAATGAGTTTTTCAAGTGGTAAACGGATGTTGACTAATTTCGTTTCAATTGATGAACAAGATGTGGCATCCTTTGTTTACTTAGCAGAACAGGGAATCGAACTTGAGATTAGAAAAGTTCCAGCTGATCATAAAATCGACCTAATGGAAGCACTAAAAAAGCAAAACTTCTTGTAA
- a CDS encoding PTS mannose/fructose/sorbose transporter subunit IIC yields the protein MELNIIQMILVVFVAFLAGVEGILDEFHFHQPVIACTLIGLVTGQLVPCLILGGTLQLLALGWANIGAAVAPDAALASVASAIILVLGGQGKAGVDSAIALAIPLAVAGLLLTILGRTLATAFVHLMDAAAKEGDFRKIEFWHIMAICMQGIRIAIPAALILAIGEGPVKALLLSMPEWLTAGLAIGGGMVVAVGFAMVINMMATKEVWPFFALGFVIATVQQITLIGLGAIGMSLALIYLALSKQGGGSGGNGGSNTGDPVGDIIDNY from the coding sequence ATGGAATTAAATATCATTCAAATGATTTTAGTCGTATTTGTAGCATTTTTAGCTGGTGTTGAGGGGATCTTAGATGAATTCCATTTCCATCAACCAGTTATTGCATGTACATTAATCGGCTTAGTTACAGGACAACTTGTTCCTTGTCTTATTTTAGGTGGAACACTGCAATTATTAGCACTAGGTTGGGCAAACATTGGGGCAGCTGTTGCGCCTGATGCGGCACTAGCTTCAGTAGCATCTGCAATTATTTTAGTTTTAGGTGGACAAGGTAAAGCCGGAGTAGATTCAGCGATTGCATTAGCAATTCCTTTAGCTGTAGCTGGTCTTTTACTAACAATCTTAGGTCGTACTTTAGCAACTGCATTCGTACATTTAATGGATGCTGCAGCTAAAGAAGGAGACTTCAGAAAAATCGAATTCTGGCACATCATGGCTATTTGTATGCAAGGTATCCGTATTGCGATTCCAGCGGCACTTATCTTAGCAATTGGTGAAGGTCCAGTGAAAGCATTACTATTATCTATGCCAGAATGGTTAACTGCTGGTTTAGCAATTGGTGGTGGTATGGTTGTAGCTGTTGGTTTTGCAATGGTTATCAACATGATGGCGACAAAAGAAGTATGGCCATTCTTCGCATTAGGTTTCGTTATTGCGACAGTACAACAAATTACTCTTATCGGACTTGGTGCAATTGGTATGTCACTAGCTCTTATCTATCTGGCTCTTTCTAAACAAGGTGGCGGATCAGGTGGGAACGGTGGATCAAATACTGGTGACCCTGTTGGCGATATCATCGATAACTACTAA
- a CDS encoding mannose/fructose/sorbose PTS transporter subunit IIA codes for MVGIILASHGEFASGILQSGSMIFGEQANVAAVTLMPSEGPEDVKKKMQDAIASFDNQDEVLFLVDLWGGTPFNQASSLLEEHKENWAIVAGMSLPMVIEAYASRFSMESAHEIATHIIGTAKEGVKVKPEELEPETEVATTNAPEAAAGKPGKLDYVLARIDTRLLHGQVATVWTKTTGPTRIIVVSDVVANDDLRKKLIQQAAPPGVKAHVVPIDQMIKISKDDQHFGGQKALLLFETPQDVLKAVEGGVPIATVNVGSMAHSPGKVQPNKVLAFNQDDIDTFTKLKDAGVAFDVRKVPSDSKGNMEDIIKKAQEEINKKSN; via the coding sequence ATGGTAGGAATTATCTTAGCAAGTCATGGTGAATTCGCATCTGGAATTTTACAATCTGGATCAATGATTTTTGGAGAGCAAGCAAATGTAGCAGCTGTTACATTAATGCCTTCAGAAGGACCAGAAGACGTTAAGAAAAAAATGCAAGATGCAATTGCAAGCTTTGACAATCAAGATGAAGTATTATTCTTAGTTGATTTATGGGGTGGAACACCTTTTAATCAAGCAAGTAGTTTACTTGAAGAACACAAAGAAAATTGGGCAATTGTAGCGGGTATGAGTTTACCAATGGTTATCGAAGCATATGCTTCACGTTTTTCAATGGAAAGCGCTCATGAAATTGCAACACATATTATTGGGACTGCTAAAGAAGGCGTAAAAGTTAAACCAGAAGAACTTGAACCAGAAACAGAGGTTGCTACAACAAACGCACCAGAAGCAGCAGCTGGAAAACCTGGTAAATTAGATTACGTATTAGCGCGTATTGATACTCGTTTATTACATGGTCAAGTAGCAACAGTTTGGACTAAAACAACAGGACCAACACGTATTATTGTTGTATCTGATGTGGTAGCAAACGACGATTTACGTAAAAAATTAATTCAACAAGCAGCTCCTCCTGGAGTAAAAGCGCATGTGGTACCAATTGATCAAATGATCAAAATTTCTAAAGATGACCAACATTTTGGTGGTCAAAAGGCATTATTATTATTCGAAACACCACAAGACGTGTTAAAAGCAGTTGAAGGTGGCGTGCCAATCGCAACAGTTAACGTTGGATCAATGGCTCACTCGCCAGGTAAAGTGCAACCAAATAAAGTATTAGCTTTCAACCAAGATGATATTGATACATTTACTAAGTTAAAAGATGCGGGTGTCGCATTTGACGTACGTAAAGTACCAAGTGATTCAAAAGGTAACATGGAAGATATTATTAAAAAAGCACAAGAAGAGATTAACAAAAAAAGTAATTAA